One window of the Pedobacter ginsengisoli genome contains the following:
- a CDS encoding aromatic amino acid hydroxylase, translated as MSDFNDFNNPQVAKLPKHLKQFIVEQHYEKYTPVDQAVWRYVMRQNYSYLKHVAYYPYIKGLQRAGLSIEHIPDLQNMNDNLGKIGWGAVTVDGFIPPAAFMEYQAYRVLVIAADIRQINHIEYTPAPDIIHESAGHAPIIADADYNNYLSYFGSIGAKAMFSSKDFELYEAIRHLSILKEAADVQEQEIAKAEQRLQQISENMGEPSEMALLGRLHWWTVEYGLIGTLENPKIYGAGLLSSIGESSSCMKPEVKKLWYNKDTVNYPYDITKPQPQLFVTETFQNLIDVLEDFADTMAFRRGGAESIVKAIECKNPATAVYSSGLQVTGVFTDMGIDQNDELTFIKTTGPSALAVDGVQFEAHGKLHHKDGFSSPVGKLKGIDTPIEDMDMKQLMGYGIKPFNMAILEFESGITVKGIVKTISQKDRRTCLISFDECTVKESNGNVLFQPEWGRYDMAVGATIVSVFNGAADKEAYEEITHVSDKQTHQADHDEKTQKLHSIYKSIRAIREHEQNFDQLPGLFEQVKTEHRQDWLSALEILEILHHKQLFPELAKEIRIYLELKSENEAEHKKLINDGLHVIEHPISQQITEEDNQ; from the coding sequence ATGAGTGATTTTAATGACTTCAATAATCCACAGGTAGCCAAGTTGCCAAAGCATCTGAAACAATTTATTGTGGAGCAGCATTATGAGAAATATACCCCTGTAGATCAAGCAGTTTGGAGGTATGTAATGCGTCAGAATTATAGTTATTTAAAACATGTTGCTTATTATCCTTATATAAAAGGTTTACAGCGGGCGGGCTTGAGTATTGAGCATATACCTGATCTGCAAAACATGAACGATAACCTCGGAAAAATTGGTTGGGGTGCGGTTACTGTAGATGGGTTTATACCACCCGCTGCTTTCATGGAATACCAGGCGTACCGTGTACTGGTTATTGCAGCCGACATCCGTCAGATTAATCATATAGAATATACCCCTGCTCCTGATATTATTCATGAATCGGCAGGACATGCACCGATTATCGCTGATGCTGATTACAATAATTATTTAAGTTATTTTGGCTCTATAGGTGCTAAGGCTATGTTCTCTTCAAAGGATTTTGAATTGTATGAGGCCATACGGCATCTTTCTATTTTGAAAGAGGCTGCTGATGTACAGGAACAGGAAATTGCTAAGGCTGAACAACGATTACAGCAAATTTCTGAAAACATGGGCGAACCATCGGAAATGGCATTGTTAGGCAGGTTACATTGGTGGACTGTAGAATACGGCTTGATAGGTACTTTAGAAAATCCTAAAATTTATGGGGCCGGTTTGCTGTCGTCAATTGGAGAGAGCTCTTCTTGCATGAAGCCTGAAGTAAAAAAATTATGGTACAATAAAGACACAGTAAATTACCCCTATGACATCACCAAACCACAACCCCAATTATTTGTAACAGAGACATTCCAAAATCTGATTGATGTTTTGGAAGATTTTGCTGATACTATGGCATTTAGACGTGGCGGTGCAGAAAGTATTGTTAAAGCCATTGAATGTAAAAATCCCGCCACTGCTGTTTACAGTTCCGGATTGCAGGTAACGGGTGTATTTACAGACATGGGTATTGATCAGAATGATGAGCTTACTTTTATAAAAACTACCGGTCCATCGGCCCTTGCGGTTGACGGTGTACAATTTGAGGCACATGGCAAATTACACCATAAAGATGGTTTTTCATCGCCGGTAGGCAAATTGAAAGGTATAGACACGCCGATAGAAGATATGGACATGAAGCAATTAATGGGATATGGCATTAAACCTTTTAATATGGCCATACTGGAGTTTGAAAGTGGCATTACCGTAAAAGGAATAGTAAAAACCATCTCTCAGAAAGATAGAAGAACTTGTCTGATCTCATTTGATGAATGTACGGTTAAAGAAAGCAATGGGAATGTACTTTTCCAACCTGAGTGGGGAAGATATGACATGGCTGTTGGCGCTACCATTGTTTCTGTATTTAATGGTGCCGCTGACAAAGAAGCGTATGAGGAAATTACACATGTTAGCGACAAACAAACTCATCAAGCGGATCACGATGAAAAGACCCAAAAGCTGCACAGCATTTATAAAAGCATCCGTGCAATAAGGGAGCATGAGCAGAATTTTGACCAACTACCCGGCTTGTTTGAACAGGTAAAAACAGAACACCGTCAGGATTGGCTTTCTGCGCTGGAAATCCTTGAGATTTTACATCACAAACAACTTTTTCCTGAATTGGCAAAAGAAATTCGCATTTATTTAGAACTTAAGTCTGAAAACGAGGCTGAACATAAAAAACTGATCAATGATGGGCTACATGTGATTGAACATCCCATTAGTCAACAGATCACTGAAGAAGACAATCAATGA
- a CDS encoding SDR family oxidoreductase: protein MNIVLTGASSGIGFEAALEFTLNSENKVVCIARSSDKLRKLLEIAKGINPDCTLLPVEFDIINDDYAALVPFLKERLGKIDILINNAGALINKPFMETSPADLYEMFESNVVGHFSMIQNLMPLMGEGTHIVNIGSMGGFQGSVKFPGLAAYSSSKAALHTLTECLAFELAETGIKVNCLALGSAQTEMLEQAFPGYQSPVMAFEMGKYVADFAKTGHKFFNGKVLPVAVTTP, encoded by the coding sequence ATGAATATAGTATTAACCGGTGCAAGTAGCGGAATTGGTTTTGAAGCTGCTTTAGAATTTACATTAAATAGCGAGAACAAGGTAGTATGTATTGCCCGTTCTTCAGATAAACTCCGCAAACTCCTGGAAATTGCTAAAGGTATTAATCCTGATTGCACGCTGCTTCCTGTAGAGTTTGACATTATAAATGATGACTACGCTGCCCTGGTACCCTTTTTAAAAGAGAGACTTGGCAAAATTGACATTTTAATAAACAATGCCGGTGCACTAATTAACAAGCCCTTCATGGAAACCAGCCCTGCTGATCTTTATGAGATGTTTGAAAGCAATGTTGTCGGGCATTTTAGCATGATTCAAAACTTAATGCCTTTAATGGGCGAAGGGACTCATATTGTAAATATTGGCAGTATGGGTGGGTTTCAGGGAAGTGTTAAATTTCCCGGGCTAGCAGCCTATTCTTCAAGCAAAGCCGCTTTACATACTTTAACGGAGTGCCTGGCTTTTGAGCTGGCAGAAACCGGCATTAAAGTGAACTGTTTGGCTCTTGGATCTGCACAAACAGAAATGCTTGAACAGGCATTCCCGGGCTACCAATCACCGGTAATGGCTTTCGAAATGGGTAAATATGTAGCTGATTTTGCAAAGACAGGACATAAGTTTTTTAATGGAAAAGTGCTCCCTGTTGCGGTAACAACGCCTTAA
- a CDS encoding C40 family peptidase: protein MKKTIILFSVILLSFSAAKSQTSIPVQFQELVHKLSQEVPGQDKKQTVTTPPNRLLEFAKSMLGIRYRTASSSPSRGFDCSGFVNYVFSNFGFKVPRSSREFATSGETKKLEDAKIGDVILFTGTNSRSRTPGHVGIIYSIDGDEIKFIHSSSGNKRGVTITSLDEGFYKKRFIKVVSIL from the coding sequence ATGAAGAAAACCATTATTCTGTTCAGTGTAATACTTTTAAGCTTTTCGGCAGCTAAGTCGCAAACTTCTATACCCGTTCAATTTCAAGAACTGGTACATAAGCTTAGTCAGGAAGTACCAGGTCAGGATAAAAAGCAAACAGTTACTACTCCACCAAACCGTTTACTGGAATTTGCAAAATCTATGCTTGGCATTAGATACAGAACTGCATCAAGCAGCCCTAGCAGAGGCTTTGATTGTTCTGGATTTGTGAACTATGTTTTCAGCAATTTTGGCTTTAAAGTGCCCCGTTCATCAAGAGAATTTGCAACTAGTGGCGAGACCAAAAAGCTTGAAGATGCGAAAATTGGAGATGTAATCCTATTCACTGGAACTAACAGCAGATCCAGAACTCCCGGGCATGTTGGAATTATTTATTCAATAGACGGTGATGAGATCAAATTTATCCATTCTTCATCAGGAAATAAAAGAGGTGTAACCATTACCAGTCTGGATGAAGGCTTTTATAAAAAACGGTTTATAAAGGTGGTAAGCATTTTATAA